A single genomic interval of Gopherus evgoodei ecotype Sinaloan lineage chromosome 11, rGopEvg1_v1.p, whole genome shotgun sequence harbors:
- the LOC115659990 gene encoding transcription factor 15-like, translated as MKAGGGAASDPESGSSSSGESSSAKSLPPAGAPGKRKRKSPRLSGLSKQRQAANARERDRTHSVNSAFSALRTLIPTEPADRKLSKIETLRLAASYIAHLANVLLLQQGEGAEQPCLQYQPRLQGGSTAAAPRPICTFCLSNQRKLNREGEKHLSI; from the exons ATGAAGGCGGGCGGCGGGGCCGCATCCGACCCGGagagcggcagcagcagcagcggcgagAGCAGCTCAGCTAAGTCCCTGCCCCCCGCCGGGGCCCCGGGCAAGCGCAAGCGGAAGAGCCCCCGGCTGAGCGGGCTGAGCAAGCAGCGGCAGGCGGCCAACGCCCGCGAGAGGGACCGGACCCACAGCGTCAACTCCGCCTTCAGCGCGCTCCGCACGCTCATCCCCACCGAGCCCGCCGACCGCAAGCTCTCCAAGATCGAGACGCTGCGCCTGGCCGCCAGCTACATCGCGCACCTGGCCaacgtgctgctgctgcagcagggcgAGGGGGCGGAGCAGCCGTGCCTGCAGTACCAGCCCCGCCTGCAGGGCGGCAGCACCGCGGCGGCGCCCCGGCCCATCTGCACCTTCTGCCTCAGTAACCAGAGGAAGCTG AACAGAGAAGGGGAGAAACACTTGTCTATTTAA